A region of the Campylobacter cuniculorum DSM 23162 = LMG 24588 genome:
AGTGGGAAATAAATTTAAACATGCTTCAACCTTAGAGCATTTAAATTATACTTTTTACATTCAAGGGATTTCAAGAGCTTGTTTGCAAGAGCTTGCAAGGCATCGCCACACCAGCCCGAGCGTCAAAAGTACAAGATACACTTTAAAAGAGCTAAGAAATGAAAGTGAATTTAAGGAAAATGATTTTAAAAATGCTTCACGTTATTTAGTCTTTTGTGGCAATGAAAAGGTTGATAATGCGAGCATTAGGGCTTTGGAAAATTTAAGAATGATTTTACAAGAAAGCATATCGCTTGATTTGGCTAAATACTGCTTACCTGAAAGCTATAAAACAGAACTCACTCTTACAATCAATGCAAGAAGTTTGCAAAATTTTCTTTCACTTCGCAGCTCAAAATCTGCACTTTGGGAGATAAGAAATTTAGCGAATGCTTTATTTAAAGCCTTACCAAATGAACATCAATTTGTATTTGAATCTTATGTGCATAAAGAAAATGCAGATGAAAATTTAATTTAGTCTTATATAAAAATATTGCTTTAATAAAGAATTTTTTATAACAAAGCATTTTGTCTCTTTAGAAAA
Encoded here:
- the thyX gene encoding FAD-dependent thymidylate synthase encodes the protein MQITLLSYTPLSVCSHAIRTCWQSFERGDNGGEKDKELIDRVGNKFKHASTLEHLNYTFYIQGISRACLQELARHRHTSPSVKSTRYTLKELRNESEFKENDFKNASRYLVFCGNEKVDNASIRALENLRMILQESISLDLAKYCLPESYKTELTLTINARSLQNFLSLRSSKSALWEIRNLANALFKALPNEHQFVFESYVHKENADENLI